One region of Polaribacter pectinis genomic DNA includes:
- a CDS encoding c-type cytochrome — protein MKSVALHNRLTTLLLRSFTVFLFFAFSLSSYSQDIDEARQKEGKKLFKSLCASCHKLDKKLVGPALGKVEERREHAWLQSWIKNNAELRASGDRDAIEIFDEYKGSPMTAFPQLTDKNIDDILYYTTVGEIKKVVDNANQNEATVSSGGAPEWLIYLLTAAIVVAFLMIASLLKQVSELKGNNNPETQSNLKRDLQELWVGVKNNTFLKVMSTIFLLLVGAYFVFGTLFKVGVDEGYMPLQEIAFSHKIHAGDNKIDCQYCHSSAKHSKTSGIPSANVCMNCHKNISEVAEDTKIEWDGLTYGKAELDKEIAKVYNAVGWDADNLEYTGETKPIKWVRVHNLPDFVYFNHSQHVTVAGLKCQKCHGPVEEMDEMHQYSPLTMGWCIDCHKETKVDLKGNEYYKKIHEELAKKFNVEQVTIAQLGGKECGKCHY, from the coding sequence ATGAAAAGTGTAGCACTACACAATAGACTAACCACACTGCTTTTAAGGAGTTTTACGGTATTTTTGTTTTTCGCATTTAGCTTATCTTCTTATTCTCAAGATATAGATGAGGCTCGTCAGAAAGAAGGAAAAAAACTATTTAAATCTTTGTGTGCTTCTTGTCACAAGTTAGATAAGAAATTAGTAGGTCCAGCTTTAGGGAAAGTAGAAGAGCGTAGAGAACACGCTTGGTTACAGTCTTGGATTAAAAATAACGCAGAGTTAAGGGCTTCTGGAGATAGAGATGCAATTGAAATCTTTGATGAGTACAAGGGTTCGCCTATGACAGCTTTTCCACAGTTAACAGATAAAAATATCGATGATATTTTATACTATACAACTGTTGGTGAAATTAAAAAGGTTGTTGATAATGCAAATCAAAATGAAGCTACTGTTTCTTCAGGAGGAGCGCCAGAATGGCTTATCTATTTGTTAACAGCTGCTATAGTAGTTGCTTTCTTGATGATTGCTAGTTTATTAAAGCAAGTTAGTGAGTTAAAAGGGAATAACAACCCAGAAACACAATCTAACTTAAAAAGAGATTTACAGGAACTTTGGGTTGGTGTAAAGAATAATACTTTTCTAAAAGTAATGTCAACAATATTTTTACTTTTAGTAGGTGCTTACTTTGTGTTCGGAACTTTGTTTAAAGTAGGTGTTGATGAAGGATATATGCCGCTTCAAGAAATAGCATTTTCTCATAAAATTCATGCAGGTGATAATAAGATAGATTGTCAGTATTGTCATTCATCAGCAAAGCATAGTAAAACATCTGGTATTCCATCAGCAAATGTTTGTATGAATTGTCATAAAAATATTTCTGAAGTTGCAGAGGATACTAAAATTGAATGGGATGGTTTAACTTATGGTAAAGCAGAGTTAGATAAAGAAATTGCGAAAGTTTATAATGCTGTTGGTTGGGATGCAGATAACTTAGAGTATACTGGTGAAACAAAACCTATTAAATGGGTAAGAGTTCATAATCTTCCAGATTTCGTATACTTTAATCATTCACAACACGTAACTGTTGCAGGATTAAAATGTCAAAAATGTCACGGACCTGTAGAGGAAATGGATGAGATGCATCAATATTCTCCATTAACAATGGGTTGGTGTATAGATTGTCATAAAGAAACTAAAGTGGATTTAAAAGGTAATGAGTATTACAAGAAAATCCATGAAGAGTTGGCAAAGAAATTCAATGTTGAGCAAGTTACAATTGCACAGCTTGGAGGGAAAGAATGTGGTAAATGTCACTATTAA
- the nrfD gene encoding NrfD/PsrC family molybdoenzyme membrane anchor subunit: MSHYEAPIREPLVLGDKTYHDITEDIAKPIEGKANKNWYMAFYISLAAMLWGFGCIFYTVGTGIGVWGLSKNIGWAWDITNFVWWVGIGHAGTLISAVLLLFRQKWRMAINRSAEAMTIFAVFQAGLFPIIHMGRPWNGYWVLPIPNQFGSLWVNFNSPLLWDVFAISTYLSVSLVFWWTGLLPDFAMIRDRAVKPFQKKIYALLSFGWSGRAKDWQRFEEVSLVLAGLATPLVLSVHTIVSMDFATSINPGWHSTIFPPYFVAGAIFSGFAMVQTLLGIMRKVTNMEDYITRLHVEYMNIVIILTGGIVAVAYATEFFIAWYTGSPYEYYTYLSVGAATGPYAWAFYSLLFFNILTPQLLWFKKIRRSFIWSFIISIFINIGMWFERFDIIAIVLSKGHLPSTWWRFEPTFVDVGIFIGTIGFFFVLFLLYARTFPVIAQAEVKTILKSSGEFYKKRREQGIPTKPAIVVAKAAVKKEDSDNNLNE, translated from the coding sequence ATGTCTCATTACGAAGCACCCATAAGGGAACCTTTAGTATTAGGTGATAAAACATATCACGATATTACCGAAGACATTGCAAAACCTATAGAAGGTAAAGCAAATAAGAATTGGTACATGGCATTTTACATTTCTTTAGCAGCAATGCTATGGGGGTTTGGATGTATCTTTTACACAGTAGGAACTGGTATTGGAGTTTGGGGATTGAGCAAGAACATTGGATGGGCTTGGGATATTACTAACTTTGTATGGTGGGTAGGTATTGGTCATGCAGGAACATTAATTTCTGCTGTACTTTTATTATTCCGTCAAAAATGGAGAATGGCAATTAACCGTTCTGCAGAAGCAATGACAATTTTTGCTGTTTTTCAAGCTGGATTGTTTCCAATCATTCACATGGGGCGTCCTTGGAACGGATATTGGGTTTTACCAATTCCTAACCAGTTTGGATCACTTTGGGTAAACTTTAACTCACCATTATTATGGGATGTATTTGCAATCTCAACATATTTATCTGTATCATTAGTTTTCTGGTGGACAGGTTTATTACCAGATTTTGCAATGATTCGTGATAGAGCTGTAAAACCTTTTCAAAAGAAAATTTACGCTTTATTATCATTTGGTTGGTCTGGTAGAGCAAAAGATTGGCAACGTTTCGAAGAAGTATCTTTGGTACTTGCAGGTTTAGCAACACCATTAGTACTTTCTGTACATACAATTGTATCTATGGACTTTGCAACATCAATCAACCCAGGTTGGCACTCAACAATTTTCCCACCTTATTTCGTAGCTGGAGCTATCTTTTCTGGATTTGCAATGGTACAAACGTTATTAGGTATTATGAGAAAAGTTACTAATATGGAAGATTATATTACACGTTTGCACGTAGAATATATGAATATTGTAATTATTTTAACTGGTGGAATTGTAGCTGTAGCTTATGCAACTGAATTTTTTATAGCTTGGTATACAGGTTCTCCTTATGAGTACTACACATATTTATCTGTAGGTGCTGCAACAGGTCCTTATGCTTGGGCATTCTACTCTTTATTATTCTTTAACATCTTAACTCCACAGTTATTATGGTTCAAGAAAATTAGAAGAAGTTTTATATGGTCATTTATCATTTCAATATTTATTAATATTGGTATGTGGTTTGAACGTTTCGATATCATTGCAATTGTATTAAGTAAAGGTCATTTACCATCAACATGGTGGCGTTTTGAGCCAACTTTTGTAGATGTTGGTATCTTTATTGGAACAATTGGGTTCTTCTTTGTATTATTCTTATTATATGCAAGAACATTCCCAGTAATCGCGCAAGCGGAAGTAAAAACAATATTAAAATCTTCTGGTGAATTTTACAAGAAGAGAAGAGAACAAGGAATTCCTACAAAACCTGCGATTGTTGTAGCAAAAGCAGCTGTAAAAAAGGAAGATTCTGATAACAATTTAAACGAATAA
- a CDS encoding TAT-variant-translocated molybdopterin oxidoreductase, producing MASNKKYWQSVEELKGSSIVETLSKNEFVEEIPTDDFLGDKETLENSSTSRRDFLKYVGFTTAAASLAACEGPVRKAIPYVVKPDDVTIGVADWYATSMADGYDFANVLVKTREGRPIQIMPNKDANGTTSARVQASVLSLYDETLRLKEPTKSGETISWADADKEIGAKLNELKEANKSVVLLTGTMASPSTSKIVEEFITAYPNTKHVVYDAVSESGAVDAFMAMYGKRALPNYHLDKAKTIVSFGADFLGDFHGGFEKAYINGRKPQTGKMSYHVQLESNMSLTGANSDKRVVVKPSDQVYGLLNLYNAITGANVTSKATPADKVIKQLASDLKKAGSKGVVLTGLNDKNAQLIALAINKALNSEIIDTTNTLNIRQGNDAEVAQLVSDMKAGKVAGILSYNVDPIYSLSNSSDFSEGLKKVEISVALSTENNETVNASHFALPTPHFLESWGDAQFDSVTYGLVQPTIQPLFNTRQVQDTLLKWSGNATKYYDYLKAFATTNVLGGSSWNTALHNGFFTSTASLEEEVFESTVVISDVASKLSSAANKASGFELNFYTKAGLGDGKQANNPWLQEFPDPITRASWDNYLTMSIADAKELGFDNPVKDNGAINGDYAKVSVNGAEVIVPVMVQPGQAKGSVGLALGYGKTFGLKEEMNVGVNAYPLYKGGNNIQYNVSIEKVSGTHKFACTQVQKTIAGRHDILKVASLKDYNTVAPKDHKNGWNKPSYVSYDHQEVEANTIDLWDEHNREIGHHFNLSIDLTSCTGCGACVIACHAENNVPVVGKNEVRVGRDMHWLRIDRYYSSEVETREEAKELGLSRGEMYEALETEAENPEVTFQPMMCQHCNHAPCETVCPVAATSHGRQGQNQMAYNRCVGTRYCANNCPYRVRRFNWFQYSNNNEFDFNMNNEYGKMVLNPDVVVRSRGVMEKCSMCIQMTQATILKAKKEGRAVNTDEFETACSSACTTGAMVFGDVNNKEDEVAALAEDKRAYNVLDYLQTKPNVIYQVKIKNTNEA from the coding sequence ATGGCTTCAAACAAAAAATACTGGCAAAGTGTTGAGGAACTTAAAGGAAGTTCTATTGTTGAAACGTTAAGTAAAAATGAATTTGTAGAAGAAATTCCTACGGATGATTTTTTAGGTGATAAAGAAACTTTAGAAAATTCTTCTACATCACGTAGAGATTTCTTAAAATACGTTGGCTTTACAACAGCTGCGGCTTCTTTAGCTGCCTGTGAAGGTCCAGTTAGAAAGGCTATACCTTATGTTGTAAAACCAGATGATGTGACTATTGGAGTTGCAGATTGGTATGCAACATCTATGGCAGATGGATACGATTTTGCAAATGTGTTAGTAAAAACACGTGAAGGTCGTCCAATTCAAATAATGCCAAATAAAGATGCAAACGGAACAACAAGTGCTAGGGTACAAGCTTCAGTGTTATCTTTATATGATGAAACTTTACGTTTAAAAGAGCCAACTAAAAGTGGAGAAACAATTTCTTGGGCAGATGCAGATAAAGAAATTGGAGCTAAATTAAACGAATTAAAAGAAGCTAATAAGTCTGTTGTTTTATTAACAGGAACAATGGCAAGCCCGTCTACAAGTAAAATTGTTGAAGAGTTTATTACAGCTTATCCAAATACAAAACATGTTGTTTATGATGCGGTTTCAGAATCTGGTGCTGTAGATGCTTTTATGGCAATGTATGGTAAACGTGCTTTACCAAACTACCATTTAGATAAAGCAAAAACAATTGTTTCTTTTGGTGCGGATTTTCTTGGAGATTTTCATGGAGGATTCGAAAAAGCATATATCAATGGAAGAAAGCCGCAAACAGGTAAAATGTCTTACCATGTGCAGTTAGAGAGTAATATGTCTTTAACTGGTGCTAATTCTGACAAAAGAGTAGTTGTAAAACCATCTGACCAAGTATATGGTTTGTTGAATTTGTACAACGCTATTACAGGTGCTAATGTTACCTCTAAAGCAACTCCTGCTGATAAAGTTATTAAACAATTAGCTTCAGATTTAAAGAAAGCTGGTTCTAAAGGTGTTGTTCTTACAGGGTTAAATGATAAAAATGCACAATTAATTGCTTTAGCAATTAATAAAGCATTAAATAGTGAAATTATTGATACAACTAATACATTAAATATCCGTCAAGGAAATGATGCAGAGGTTGCTCAATTAGTTTCAGATATGAAAGCTGGTAAAGTTGCAGGAATTCTTTCTTACAATGTTGATCCAATTTATTCATTGTCAAATTCATCAGATTTTTCTGAAGGACTAAAAAAAGTAGAAATATCGGTAGCATTATCTACAGAGAATAATGAAACAGTAAATGCTTCACATTTTGCATTACCAACTCCACATTTCTTGGAGTCTTGGGGAGATGCACAATTTGATTCAGTTACTTATGGTTTAGTACAACCAACTATTCAACCACTATTTAATACTCGTCAAGTTCAAGATACGTTGTTAAAATGGTCTGGAAATGCAACTAAATATTACGATTATTTAAAAGCTTTTGCTACAACTAACGTTTTAGGTGGAAGTTCTTGGAATACAGCTTTACATAATGGATTCTTTACTTCAACAGCTTCATTAGAAGAAGAAGTTTTCGAATCTACTGTTGTAATTTCTGATGTAGCTTCAAAATTATCAAGTGCTGCAAATAAAGCATCTGGTTTTGAATTAAATTTTTATACCAAAGCAGGTTTAGGTGATGGTAAACAGGCAAACAATCCTTGGTTACAAGAGTTCCCAGATCCTATCACAAGAGCTTCTTGGGATAATTACCTAACAATGTCTATTGCTGATGCTAAAGAATTAGGTTTCGATAATCCTGTAAAAGATAATGGTGCTATCAATGGAGATTATGCTAAAGTATCTGTAAATGGTGCAGAAGTAATAGTTCCTGTTATGGTGCAGCCAGGTCAGGCAAAAGGTTCTGTAGGTTTAGCGTTAGGTTATGGTAAAACTTTTGGCTTAAAAGAAGAAATGAATGTAGGTGTTAATGCTTATCCTTTATATAAAGGAGGTAATAACATTCAATATAATGTGTCAATAGAAAAAGTATCTGGAACTCATAAATTTGCTTGTACACAAGTACAAAAAACAATTGCTGGGCGTCATGATATTTTAAAAGTAGCTTCTTTAAAAGACTACAATACTGTTGCACCTAAAGATCATAAAAATGGTTGGAATAAACCTTCTTATGTTTCTTATGATCATCAAGAAGTCGAAGCTAATACCATTGATTTATGGGATGAGCATAACAGGGAAATTGGTCATCACTTTAATTTATCTATAGATTTAACATCTTGTACTGGTTGTGGAGCTTGTGTTATAGCATGTCATGCTGAAAACAACGTTCCAGTAGTAGGTAAAAATGAAGTTAGAGTTGGTAGAGATATGCACTGGTTGCGTATTGATAGATATTATTCTTCTGAAGTAGAAACTAGAGAAGAAGCAAAAGAATTAGGGTTAAGTAGAGGTGAAATGTATGAAGCATTAGAAACTGAAGCAGAAAATCCTGAAGTTACTTTTCAGCCGATGATGTGTCAGCACTGTAATCACGCTCCTTGTGAGACTGTGTGTCCAGTTGCAGCAACATCTCATGGTCGTCAAGGACAAAACCAAATGGCATACAACAGATGTGTTGGTACAAGGTATTGTGCAAATAACTGTCCATATAGAGTTCGTCGTTTTAACTGGTTTCAATACTCAAATAATAATGAGTTTGATTTCAATATGAATAATGAATATGGTAAAATGGTTTTAAACCCAGATGTTGTAGTTCGTTCTAGAGGAGTTATGGAAAAGTGTTCTATGTGTATTCAAATGACACAAGCAACAATTCTAAAAGCTAAAAAAGAAGGAAGAGCTGTAAATACTGATGAGTTCGAAACTGCTTGTTCATCTGCATGTACAACAGGAGCTATGGTATTTGGTGATGTAAACAATAAAGAAGACGAAGTAGCTGCATTAGCAGAAGATAAAAGAGCATATAATGTTTTAGATTATCTTCAAACGAAGCCAAATGTAATCTATCAAGTGAAGATAAAAAACACAAACGAAGCGTAA
- a CDS encoding quinol:cytochrome C oxidoreductase, with product MYQFSGKLKTFSLALIILGALGIAYSFYSAPKTVEEAKEIIAHQVSSHGNTHGDSHDEVSKEDHKSDAVFDSHGVKKEAHASSGDHAEHHDAKHDEHVFHQLQNKPWAAFYVALFFFLGVTLLVLAFYASQRVAQSGWSVVLFRVMEAITANLVPTSVIMLFVVIASVMHINHLFPWMAEGVFDPTSANYDPIIEGKAWWMNIPGWTIRSIIYLVIWNAYRWFIRRNSIKEDTANDGGKTYKLNYNVSVGFIFLFMITESMMSWDWIMGLDPHWFSTLFGWYVLASLLVSALTAIAFVTIYLRSKGALPGVNDSHIHDLAKFMFGFSVFWTYLWFAQFMLIWYADIPEETTYFVARFNEYKLPFLAMVGMNFVFPILLLLNSDFKSIPWFVVIGGIVILAGHYIDIFVMVMPATVGAQWSFGIAELSALLFFLGIFIYATFSAFAKANPIPQGNPFLEESEHFHYYNIEHRGEGSSDHH from the coding sequence ATGTATCAATTCTCAGGTAAATTAAAAACATTCTCATTAGCACTAATTATTTTAGGAGCTTTGGGTATTGCATATAGTTTTTATTCAGCACCTAAAACTGTTGAAGAAGCTAAAGAAATTATAGCACATCAAGTGTCATCACATGGAAACACTCATGGTGATTCTCATGATGAAGTTTCAAAAGAAGATCACAAAAGTGATGCTGTATTTGATTCTCATGGTGTTAAAAAAGAAGCACATGCTTCTTCAGGTGATCATGCAGAGCATCATGACGCAAAACATGATGAGCATGTTTTTCATCAATTGCAAAATAAACCTTGGGCTGCATTTTATGTAGCATTATTTTTCTTTTTAGGAGTTACATTATTGGTATTAGCCTTTTATGCATCGCAAAGAGTAGCACAATCTGGTTGGTCTGTTGTTTTGTTTAGAGTAATGGAAGCAATAACAGCTAATTTAGTGCCAACATCTGTAATAATGTTATTTGTAGTAATTGCTTCGGTAATGCACATTAATCACCTTTTTCCTTGGATGGCAGAAGGAGTTTTCGACCCAACAAGTGCAAATTATGATCCTATTATAGAAGGTAAAGCTTGGTGGATGAATATTCCAGGTTGGACAATTAGAAGTATAATCTATTTAGTAATATGGAATGCTTACAGATGGTTTATCCGTAGAAATTCTATTAAAGAGGATACTGCAAATGATGGTGGTAAAACATATAAATTAAATTACAATGTATCTGTAGGATTTATTTTCCTATTTATGATTACAGAATCTATGATGTCTTGGGATTGGATTATGGGATTAGATCCTCACTGGTTCTCTACATTATTTGGTTGGTATGTTCTAGCAAGTTTACTAGTAAGTGCTTTAACAGCAATTGCTTTTGTTACAATATACTTACGTTCTAAAGGAGCTTTACCAGGAGTAAACGATAGTCATATTCATGATTTAGCTAAATTCATGTTTGGTTTTTCTGTATTTTGGACTTATTTATGGTTTGCTCAATTTATGTTAATCTGGTATGCAGACATTCCGGAAGAAACAACTTACTTTGTAGCAAGATTTAATGAATATAAATTACCATTTTTAGCTATGGTAGGTATGAATTTTGTATTCCCAATATTGTTATTATTAAATAGCGACTTTAAGAGTATTCCTTGGTTTGTTGTAATTGGAGGTATTGTTATTCTTGCAGGACACTATATAGATATTTTTGTAATGGTTATGCCTGCAACAGTTGGTGCACAATGGTCTTTCGGTATTGCAGAATTAAGTGCCTTGTTATTCTTTTTAGGAATCTTTATTTATGCTACATTTAGTGCATTCGCTAAAGCAAATCCTATACCACAAGGAAATCCATTTTTAGAAGAAAGTGAACACTTTCACTATTATAATATTGAACACAGAGGAGAAGGATCATCAGATCATCATTAA
- a CDS encoding DUF3341 domain-containing protein, giving the protein MESSKVIHAFYTDDEILLDAVKVVKAKHHHIEEVFCPFPVHGLDKAMGLAPTRLAITAFFYGITGLSVAIWMTNYMMIQDWPQDIGGKPSFSWVANMPAFVPIMFELTVFFAAHLMVITFYMRSRIWPFKEAENPDPRTTDDHFLMEIPVHNNEAELTALLATTGAVEINIVDKH; this is encoded by the coding sequence ATGGAATCATCAAAAGTTATTCATGCGTTTTATACTGATGACGAAATTTTGTTAGATGCAGTGAAAGTTGTAAAAGCAAAACATCATCATATTGAAGAAGTATTTTGTCCATTCCCAGTACATGGTTTAGACAAAGCTATGGGGTTGGCTCCAACAAGATTAGCTATTACAGCTTTCTTTTACGGAATCACAGGTTTGTCTGTTGCTATTTGGATGACAAATTACATGATGATTCAAGATTGGCCTCAAGATATTGGAGGTAAACCAAGTTTTTCTTGGGTTGCTAATATGCCAGCATTTGTACCAATTATGTTTGAATTAACAGTGTTTTTTGCAGCTCACTTAATGGTAATTACTTTTTATATGAGAAGTAGAATTTGGCCATTTAAAGAGGCAGAGAATCCTGATCCAAGAACTACAGATGATCATTTTTTAATGGAAATACCTGTACATAACAATGAAGCAGAATTAACAGCTTTATTAGCAACTACAGGAGCTGTAGAAATTAATATAGTAGACAAGCACTAA
- a CDS encoding cytochrome c oxidase subunit II, with protein sequence MLALFYIFIAVAIGVSFWQITRILNLRGVIATDKDNAKQGTNAIYFMVFLYAMMIYCLIFMNVIMLPESASIEGEHDDNLFDITFWLIGIVQFIMQFLIFYFTFKYRGKEGKKAKFYADSHKLELIWTVTPAVVLVFLIGYGLWQWNDIMDLSDEKDAVVIEVYSQQFRWDARYAGEDNALGLGNVNYIKGINTMGVDMTDKNSADDKQVTELYLPKGRKIHFKFRSQDVLHSAYMPHFRAQMNCVPGMVTEFGFTPKYTTEEMRQQPEVIKKTKGINKIRQAKGEDPYVFDYLLLCNKICGASHYNMQMKITVVEQEEYDKWIAEQPTLASVIK encoded by the coding sequence ATGCTAGCTCTATTTTATATTTTTATAGCTGTTGCAATCGGAGTAAGTTTCTGGCAAATAACCAGGATTTTAAACTTAAGAGGCGTAATCGCCACGGATAAAGACAACGCAAAGCAGGGTACAAATGCTATATATTTTATGGTATTCTTATACGCAATGATGATTTACTGTTTAATTTTCATGAATGTAATTATGTTACCAGAATCTGCTTCTATTGAAGGAGAACATGATGACAATTTATTTGATATTACATTTTGGTTGATTGGTATTGTTCAGTTTATTATGCAGTTTTTAATCTTTTACTTCACATTTAAATATAGAGGTAAGGAAGGTAAAAAAGCTAAATTTTATGCAGATAGCCACAAACTTGAATTAATCTGGACAGTAACTCCAGCTGTTGTTCTTGTGTTCTTAATTGGATATGGTTTATGGCAATGGAATGACATTATGGATTTATCTGATGAAAAAGATGCAGTTGTAATTGAAGTATATTCTCAACAATTTAGATGGGATGCACGTTATGCAGGAGAAGATAATGCTTTAGGTTTAGGAAACGTAAACTATATTAAAGGTATTAACACGATGGGTGTTGATATGACTGATAAAAATTCTGCTGACGATAAACAAGTAACAGAATTGTATTTGCCAAAAGGAAGAAAAATACATTTTAAATTCCGTTCTCAAGATGTTTTACATTCAGCTTATATGCCCCATTTTAGAGCTCAAATGAATTGTGTTCCTGGTATGGTTACAGAATTTGGTTTTACACCAAAATACACTACCGAAGAAATGAGACAACAACCTGAAGTTATTAAAAAAACAAAAGGAATTAACAAAATAAGACAAGCTAAAGGAGAAGATCCTTACGTGTTTGATTATTTGTTATTATGTAATAAAATTTGTGGAGCTTCTCATTACAACATGCAAATGAAAATTACTGTTGTAGAACAAGAAGAGTACGACAAATGGATTGCAGAGCAACCAACATTAGCATCAGTTATTAAATAA
- a CDS encoding c-type cytochrome, producing the protein MKNFRLIIALLVVASFISCNNRRTPSLQYMPDMYVSVPYNPNGAEGLNGNPVNSEPVAGTIARGGHASYDIPNTNEGYEKAKAELTNPIEASEENLENGKKMYDIYCATCHGTKGDGNGVLSQREKFSGIPNYKDRDINAGSIYHVIMHGKNLMGSHASQLTYKERWQIVQYVEQLRIELAK; encoded by the coding sequence ATGAAGAATTTTAGATTAATTATCGCTTTACTAGTTGTTGCAAGTTTTATTTCTTGTAACAATAGAAGAACACCTAGCCTTCAATATATGCCTGATATGTATGTATCTGTACCATATAATCCAAATGGAGCAGAAGGTTTAAATGGGAATCCAGTAAATTCGGAGCCAGTTGCAGGAACAATTGCACGTGGAGGCCATGCTAGTTATGATATTCCTAATACTAATGAAGGATATGAAAAAGCAAAAGCCGAATTAACAAATCCTATTGAAGCTTCTGAAGAAAATTTAGAGAACGGAAAAAAAATGTACGATATTTATTGTGCAACTTGTCATGGAACTAAAGGTGATGGAAATGGGGTTTTATCTCAAAGAGAGAAATTTTCTGGGATTCCTAACTATAAAGATAGAGATATAAACGCAGGTAGTATTTATCATGTAATCATGCACGGTAAAAACTTAATGGGTTCACATGCATCTCAATTAACGTATAAAGAGCGTTGGCAAATAGTACAATACGTAGAACAATTACGTATAGAATTAGCAAAATAA